From the Aphelocoma coerulescens isolate FSJ_1873_10779 chromosome 10, UR_Acoe_1.0, whole genome shotgun sequence genome, one window contains:
- the PAQR5 gene encoding membrane progestin receptor gamma, translating to MLSLKAPRLLNVHQVPEPYREPGILSGYRPAGLSAGACLRSVFQLSNETLNIWTHLLPAGYFLGTLVRRLRAAREDAGAWPLLLFLGTCCLYPLASGGAHALGAMAGPGRHRGYCCDYAALGLYGLGSALAYSAYAFPLEWVGSTFHDFYVPVAVVNTMLSTGLSCYSRFLEAKRPRLSKASRILAFVYPYIFDSIPIFYRLSRCAAGSCSEGSIRLHFRHSLCALLTFLILTSRLPERLAPGTFDLIGHSHQLFHICGILGTHFQLEAVSMDMAERRGRLPIPSSLETFGSLGIGAAASLAILGICFLRLRPEPLSREKSH from the exons ATGCTGAGCCTCAAAGCGCCCCGGCTGCTCAATGTCCACCAAGTGCCCGAG CCCTACCGGGAGCCGGGAATTCTCTCAGGATACCGCCCTGCCGGCCTCTCAGCCGGCGCCTGCCTCCGGAGCGTTTTCCAGCTCTCCAACGAGACCCTCAACATCTGGACCCACCTGCTGCCTGCGGG TTACTTCCTGGGGACGCTGgtgcggcggctccgggcggcgCGGGAGGATGCCGGGGCGTGGccgctgctgctgttcctgggcaCGTGCTGCCTGTACCCGCTGGCCTCGGGCGGCGCGCACGCCCTGGGCGCcatggccgggccgggccggcacCGCGGCTACTGCTGCGACTACGCCGCGCTGGGCCTCTACGGGCTGG GCTCGGCTCTGGCGTACTCAGCCTATGCATTCCCGTTGGAATGGGTTGGGAGCACATTCCATGATTTCTACGTTCCCGTGGCCGTGGTCAACACAATGCTCAGCACCGGCCTGTCCTGCTACTCCAG gtttctggAGGCCAAGCGGCCCCGGCTGAGCAAAGCTTCCCGAATTTTGGCCTTCGTGTATCCCTACATTTTCGACAGCATCCCGATTTTCTATAGG CTGTCCCGGTGCGCGGCCGGCAGCTGCTCCGAAGGCTCCATCCGGCTGCATTTCCGGCACAGCCTCTGTGCCCTCCTCACCTTCCTCATCCTCACCTCGCGCCTGCCCGAGCGCCTGGCGCCGGGAACCTTCGACCTCATCG GGCACAGCCACCAGCTTTTCCACATCTGCGGGATCCTGGGAACGCACTTCCAGCTGGAAGCCGTCTCCATGGACATGGCCGAGCGCCGGGGCCGCCTCCCGATTCCCTCTTCCCTGGAAACCTTCGGATCCCTGGGAATAGGAGCGGCCGCCAGCCTGGCCATCCTCGGGATCTGCTTCCTGCGCCTCCGCCCGGAGCCTCTTTCCCGGGAAAAATCCCACTAG